The proteins below come from a single Ictalurus furcatus strain D&B chromosome 15, Billie_1.0, whole genome shotgun sequence genomic window:
- the LOC128619852 gene encoding uncharacterized protein LOC128619852, translating into MRTRSSFTWCGWNWRMWRSRSAAYSTSRPSCWSDKLRWKHLVPLPIYPRDRAPRTFPAVVSVTPAPTHLGPWVNQRRKARAGPSPPPVFEIPTRNRFAPLRQTRPNAVIVGDSIVRNVRVASSKGKVRTHCFSGACVLDVAAQVSGILKKDERIGAVVLHAGTNDTRLRQTEVLKRDFSSLIETVRGRSPTAKIIVSGPLPTYRRGAEKFSRLLALNDWLVSWCNEQNLVFVNNWNLFWERPRLFRPDGLHPSSLGAELLSDNISKALHSK; encoded by the exons atgaggactcgctcgagcttcacatggtgcggctggaactggaggatgtggagaagcagatccgcggcctactcgacaagcaggcccagctgctggagcgacaaactgcgctggaaacatcttgtgcctctgcccatatatccaag ggaccgtgcacctaggactttcccagccgtggtctccgtcacgccggcgccaacacacctcgggccttgggtgaaccagcggcggaaggcgcgggctggaccctctccacctccggtgttcgagattccaaccaggaaccgcttcgcccctctccgccagaccagacccaacgctgtgatcgtcggggactccattgtgcggaacgtccgtgtagcctcatctaaaggtaaggtgcgcacacactgtttttctggtgcttgtgtccttgatgtcgctgcgcaggtatccgggatcctgaagaaggacgagcgcattggagcggttgtgctgcacgcggggacgaacgacaccaggctgcggcagacggaggttctgaagagggacttctccagcctgatcgagacggtacgaggcagatcacccaccgcgaagatcatcgtctctggacctcttcccacatacagacgtggagcagaaaagttcagtagacttctagcattaaatgattggttagtctcttggtgtaatgagcagaatctggtgtttgtcaataactggaatctgttctgggagcgtcctaggttgtttcgtcctgatggcctgcaccccagcagccttggagcggaactgctaTCAGACAACATttccaaggcgctacactccaagtga